A stretch of the Alphaproteobacteria bacterium genome encodes the following:
- a CDS encoding Lrp/AsnC family transcriptional regulator, with product MDALDNFDRKILQALQRDGRMTSHDLAEATALSPSQCARRRRRLEEFGIIKSYRARLSRRKVGLGISAFIQVSLANHQHDDINAFLRLLELNPLILEACKLTGPTDFLLRVATADLDQMNHLISEVLLPHPAVSHVQSHVVLEWLKEDGMLPVVTNTGGR from the coding sequence ATGGATGCACTCGACAATTTCGACCGCAAGATTTTGCAGGCCCTGCAGCGCGATGGCCGCATGACGAGCCATGACCTAGCAGAGGCAACAGCACTATCGCCATCACAATGCGCCCGCCGGCGCCGCCGGCTCGAAGAGTTCGGCATCATCAAGTCGTACCGTGCCCGCCTGTCGCGGCGCAAAGTGGGGCTCGGCATCTCCGCCTTTATTCAGGTCTCCCTTGCCAACCATCAACATGACGACATCAATGCCTTCCTGCGTCTGCTGGAACTCAATCCGTTGATCCTGGAGGCCTGCAAACTGACCGGCCCGACCGATTTTCTGCTGCGCGTTGCCACCGCCGATCTCGACCAGATGAACCACCTGATCAGCGAAGTCCTCTTGCCGCATCCCGCGGTCTCGCACGTGCAATCCCATGTGGTTCTGGAATGGCTCAAGGAAGACGGCATGCTACCCGTGGTGACCAATACGGGGGGGCGCTGA
- a CDS encoding YggS family pyridoxal phosphate-dependent enzyme has translation MDDTPTVDIVANLAAVRAHIADAAEAVGRARDAVTLVAVSKNFPAESIVPVLEAGQRVLGENRVQEAQGKWPGLRERFADVTLHLIGPLQTNKAREAVALFDVIETVDRAKLAKALRQEMDRQGCEPVCYVQVNTGAEPQKAGVLPGAAAALIETCRESHQLPLQGLMCLPPIGDDPARHFDLLARIAENNALPILSMGMTADFETAITHGATHVRVGTAIFGPRPPRQL, from the coding sequence ATGGACGATACGCCCACCGTCGACATTGTCGCCAATCTCGCCGCCGTGCGCGCCCACATTGCTGACGCGGCAGAGGCTGTGGGCCGCGCGCGCGACGCCGTGACCCTGGTCGCAGTTTCGAAGAACTTTCCGGCCGAAAGTATCGTTCCCGTCCTCGAGGCCGGACAACGCGTGCTCGGGGAAAACCGCGTGCAGGAGGCGCAGGGCAAGTGGCCGGGTCTGCGCGAGCGGTTCGCCGATGTCACGCTGCATCTCATCGGCCCCCTGCAAACCAACAAGGCGCGCGAGGCGGTCGCCCTGTTTGATGTCATCGAGACCGTCGATCGGGCCAAGCTGGCGAAAGCCTTGCGTCAAGAGATGGACCGGCAGGGCTGCGAGCCCGTCTGTTACGTGCAGGTCAACACCGGCGCCGAGCCGCAGAAGGCGGGTGTGCTGCCCGGTGCCGCCGCCGCCCTCATAGAGACCTGCCGCGAGAGCCACCAGTTACCCCTGCAGGGGCTCATGTGCTTGCCCCCCATCGGAGACGACCCGGCGCGCCATTTTGACCTGCTCGCACGCATCGCCGAAAACAACGCTCTGCCAATCCTTAGCATGGGTATGACCGCGGACTTCGAAACCGCCATCACGCACGGCGCCACTCATGTGCGCGTCGGCACCGCAATCTTCGGGCCACGGCCGCCTCGGCAGCTCTAG
- a CDS encoding DUF3576 domain-containing protein, with translation MTASSVALYSQRSLGLAMAVALLLPTLSGCGDDLDIETAYPSDDSSTYGTHPNRPGIDSSGSLFGDGGIVLLGEPDYRPDDGGGGAGIGVNSFLWRASIDTLAFLPLTSADPFGGVIITDWYTPPQTPNERFKISAFILDRAMRADGVRVAVFRQEQGANGWVDAAVADSMSTDLENAILRRARLLRIRTLANQE, from the coding sequence TTGACCGCTTCATCTGTGGCACTCTACTCGCAGCGCTCGCTGGGCTTGGCGATGGCCGTAGCATTGCTGTTGCCCACCCTGTCGGGCTGCGGCGACGATTTAGACATCGAGACGGCCTATCCTTCCGACGATAGTTCCACCTATGGCACCCATCCGAACAGGCCCGGCATCGACAGCAGCGGGTCCCTTTTTGGGGACGGCGGCATCGTCTTGCTGGGCGAACCCGACTACCGGCCGGACGACGGCGGCGGTGGCGCCGGCATCGGTGTCAACAGCTTCCTCTGGCGGGCTTCGATCGACACCCTTGCCTTCCTGCCGCTGACCTCAGCCGATCCTTTTGGCGGCGTCATCATCACCGACTGGTATACCCCACCGCAAACGCCGAACGAGCGCTTTAAGATCTCGGCCTTCATTCTCGATCGGGCCATGCGAGCCGACGGTGTCCGGGTTGCGGTGTTCCGTCAGGAGCAGGGCGCCAACGGCTGGGTCGATGCGGCTGTCGCCGATTCCATGTCAACAGATCTGGAGAACGCCATTCTGAGGCGCGCTCGCCTACTCAGAATTCGCACCCTCGCCAACCAAGAGTAG
- a CDS encoding sulfotransferase: MTPREKHQKKLDKAVRLMREQRFAEARPLVGELTKGIPQHPLVWNMAGIVASELGKPERAIPHFEKAVALAPDAADFHNNLGEALRQSERTEESVPHFETALRLEPQHGAAHNNLGVALGELHRGEEAAPHFAAALELRPENPETLANLGIILMKERKPDKAVPCLERALALKPENSVIQRYLGRALEHADRYEEALTLFERAGTSGEDGTIITVDQVNNLERQGRFDEAWRRFEPLLDSAPEDPSVVTEFAVLAKRLDRRQEARDRIVALLDDHELDDETRQVLYFRLGDLNDSLGLYDDAFDAYARGNALDSRPYDHANQVRDAAANERVYNAGWREGLAQASNTSEVPVFIVGMPRSGTSLVEAILASHPAVHGAGELSDIPNLSKAMAIEMGGDARFPDCMADADQALLDRFAEAHLERLAALSSNAERTTDKLPHNHRHLGLIAQLFPRARIIHCTRDPIDTCLSCYFQNFFYGLGFAHDLASLGAQHRLYERLMAHWQGDGGIELLEVSYEELVADQERVSRQMIAFLGLPWDDACLAFHSSSRRTLTASYDQVRQPIYRGSVKRHEHYAAHLAPLVEALASPAVDDPAWEDANAAARLFETAAEAHRNGDLTTAETLYRNILARAPRHAPTLMQLGLLEQGKGKGQEALEHFRMAARVEPKNASVRNALGQALLKRGEAKEGEQEFRAATAADPAFAGGHHNLGLAVAAQGRFDEALGHFRKGLEHEPDDARGLTHLGQALAETGDLPGAELVLARAAQLQPTVPQIRLALGDVLMQAGKLDAALAAYRELHALVPGEPAGARRLATALQQTGEVEQAVAVLERTRDKAPTSGVLLCELANAYAFAGRDEAAAATFRTAARRGAAAAAACGLAALDDQAGARVLLAGLSGDEPELALARAETAGPAELASARDGLEAALARDDLPGVLRSQLLFALARARYRLGEAKAALETAHEANRLKGVRLDLAAETALVERLIAAFPAGPLVALAPNEPRPLFVVGMQRSGMRLVERMLASHSRIKGLGPAGLLHASARSLGGQGFGYLDDMAALAGEGGATVATAHRTRLAERAPSVVWAVEAVPGNVFHLGLAQSLFPDARVVICHRDPLDAGLACYFEDFAGASPYAYDLGDIGGHARNVARLLDHWRQVLALPVHEIAFADLLDRPTEAAAALLRFLDLAEEAACAAIVDRQRAMCHEGAQRLGEALAPLAAALAEPEPTRDTS; encoded by the coding sequence ATGACGCCCCGCGAGAAACATCAGAAAAAGCTGGATAAGGCCGTGCGCCTGATGCGCGAGCAGCGCTTTGCCGAGGCGCGCCCGCTGGTCGGTGAGCTGACCAAGGGCATTCCACAGCACCCGCTAGTCTGGAACATGGCGGGGATCGTTGCCTCCGAGTTGGGCAAGCCTGAGCGCGCCATTCCCCATTTCGAAAAAGCCGTGGCACTGGCACCCGACGCCGCCGATTTCCACAACAACCTCGGCGAGGCGTTGCGCCAGAGCGAGCGCACGGAGGAATCAGTGCCCCATTTCGAGACTGCGCTCAGGCTCGAGCCCCAGCACGGCGCGGCGCACAACAATCTCGGCGTCGCTCTGGGTGAGTTGCACCGCGGCGAGGAGGCAGCACCGCATTTTGCCGCCGCTCTCGAGCTCAGGCCCGAAAATCCCGAGACGCTGGCCAATCTCGGCATCATCTTGATGAAGGAGCGCAAGCCCGACAAAGCGGTGCCGTGCCTTGAAAGGGCCTTGGCACTGAAACCGGAAAACTCGGTGATTCAGAGGTATCTGGGCCGGGCACTCGAACATGCCGACCGCTACGAGGAGGCCCTGACGCTGTTCGAGCGCGCCGGCACCAGCGGCGAAGATGGCACCATAATTACCGTCGATCAGGTCAATAATCTCGAGCGTCAGGGAAGGTTTGACGAAGCCTGGCGGCGATTCGAGCCGCTGCTCGACAGCGCGCCCGAGGACCCCTCCGTGGTCACCGAGTTCGCCGTCCTGGCCAAGCGCCTCGACCGGCGCCAGGAGGCGCGAGACAGAATCGTCGCATTGCTGGACGACCACGAGCTCGATGACGAGACCCGACAGGTGCTGTATTTCCGCCTCGGCGACCTCAACGATTCGCTCGGCCTTTACGACGACGCCTTCGATGCCTACGCTCGCGGCAACGCGCTAGACTCGCGGCCCTATGACCATGCCAACCAGGTGCGCGACGCCGCGGCCAACGAGCGCGTCTATAACGCGGGCTGGCGCGAAGGCCTGGCGCAGGCGAGCAACACCAGCGAAGTGCCGGTGTTTATCGTCGGCATGCCGCGCTCGGGCACCAGCCTGGTCGAAGCCATCCTGGCCAGCCATCCCGCCGTGCACGGCGCCGGCGAACTTTCCGATATCCCCAACCTCAGCAAGGCCATGGCCATCGAGATGGGCGGCGACGCGCGCTTCCCGGACTGCATGGCGGATGCCGATCAGGCATTGCTCGACCGCTTCGCCGAGGCCCACCTGGAGCGCCTTGCGGCGCTCTCGAGCAATGCCGAGCGGACCACCGACAAGCTGCCACACAATCATCGCCACCTGGGCCTGATCGCCCAGCTGTTCCCTCGCGCGCGCATCATCCATTGCACCCGCGACCCGATCGACACCTGCCTGTCGTGCTATTTCCAGAATTTCTTTTACGGTCTCGGCTTTGCACACGACCTGGCGAGCCTCGGCGCACAGCATCGGCTTTACGAGCGCCTCATGGCCCATTGGCAGGGCGACGGCGGCATCGAGCTGCTTGAGGTTTCTTACGAAGAGCTGGTCGCCGATCAGGAGCGCGTGAGCCGGCAGATGATCGCCTTCCTCGGCCTGCCTTGGGACGACGCCTGTCTCGCCTTTCACAGCTCCTCCCGCCGCACCCTGACGGCGAGCTACGATCAGGTGCGCCAACCCATCTACCGCGGCTCGGTCAAACGCCACGAACACTATGCTGCGCATCTCGCACCGCTCGTCGAGGCGCTCGCCTCGCCGGCTGTCGACGACCCGGCCTGGGAGGATGCCAACGCTGCGGCGCGGTTGTTCGAAACGGCGGCAGAAGCGCACCGTAACGGCGACCTCACCACAGCCGAAACCCTCTATCGCAACATCCTCGCGCGCGCTCCGCGGCATGCGCCGACACTGATGCAGCTGGGTTTGTTGGAACAAGGCAAGGGCAAGGGGCAGGAGGCGCTGGAGCATTTTCGCATGGCGGCCCGCGTCGAGCCAAAAAATGCCAGCGTTCGCAATGCCTTAGGCCAGGCGCTCCTGAAACGAGGCGAGGCCAAGGAAGGCGAGCAAGAGTTCCGCGCCGCCACTGCCGCCGACCCCGCCTTCGCCGGAGGCCACCACAATCTCGGACTGGCAGTCGCAGCCCAGGGCCGTTTTGACGAGGCGCTGGGGCATTTCCGCAAGGGCTTAGAGCACGAGCCCGACGATGCCCGTGGGCTGACCCATCTCGGTCAGGCCCTGGCCGAGACTGGCGACCTGCCGGGCGCTGAGCTGGTCCTGGCGCGGGCCGCCCAGTTACAGCCGACGGTGCCGCAGATTCGCCTCGCCCTCGGCGACGTCCTAATGCAAGCGGGCAAGTTGGACGCGGCGCTCGCAGCCTATCGCGAACTCCACGCCCTGGTTCCGGGCGAGCCCGCAGGCGCCCGGCGCCTGGCCACGGCCCTGCAGCAGACCGGCGAAGTCGAGCAGGCAGTGGCGGTGCTGGAGCGGACGCGTGACAAGGCCCCGACCTCGGGCGTCTTGCTCTGCGAACTGGCCAACGCCTACGCGTTTGCCGGCAGAGATGAGGCCGCCGCGGCGACCTTCCGTACAGCCGCCAGGCGCGGCGCGGCGGCGGCCGCGGCATGCGGCCTCGCCGCGCTCGACGACCAAGCGGGCGCTAGGGTGTTGCTCGCGGGCCTCTCGGGCGATGAACCCGAGCTCGCCCTGGCGCGTGCCGAAACCGCCGGTCCGGCCGAGCTGGCATCGGCAAGAGATGGCCTGGAGGCAGCCCTCGCGCGCGACGACCTGCCTGGGGTGCTGCGCAGCCAGCTGCTCTTCGCCCTGGCCCGCGCCCGCTACCGCCTGGGCGAGGCGAAAGCCGCATTGGAGACCGCGCACGAGGCCAATCGCCTCAAAGGCGTGCGCTTGGACCTGGCAGCAGAGACGGCCCTGGTCGAACGCCTCATCGCTGCCTTTCCCGCCGGCCCCCTCGTAGCGCTGGCACCCAACGAACCGCGCCCGCTCTTCGTGGTCGGCATGCAGCGCTCAGGGATGCGCCTAGTCGAACGCATGCTTGCCTCCCATTCGCGCATCAAAGGCCTCGGCCCGGCCGGCCTGCTGCACGCCAGCGCGCGGAGCCTCGGTGGCCAGGGCTTCGGCTATCTCGATGATATGGCTGCGCTGGCCGGTGAGGGCGGTGCGACCGTGGCGACAGCGCACCGCACGCGCCTGGCCGAGCGCGCGCCCAGCGTAGTCTGGGCCGTCGAAGCGGTCCCCGGCAACGTCTTCCACCTCGGCCTGGCGCAAAGCTTGTTCCCGGATGCCCGCGTGGTGATCTGCCACCGCGACCCGCTGGATGCCGGCCTCGCCTGCTATTTTGAGGATTTCGCCGGCGCCAGCCCCTATGCCTACGATCTCGGCGATATCGGCGGCCATGCCCGCAATGTGGCGCGCCTGCTCGACCATTGGCGGCAAGTCCTGGCGCTGCCCGTGCATGAGATCGCCTTCGCGGACCTCCTCGACAGGCCGACAGAAGCAGCAGCAGCGTTGCTGCGCTTCCTCGACCTTGCCGAAGAGGCCGCTTGCGCTGCCATCGTGGACCGGCAACGCGCGATGTGTCACGAAGGGGCACAACGTCTGGGGGAAGCGCTCGCGCCGCTGGCGGCCGCCCTAGCTGAGCCAGAACCCACCCGGGACACTAGTTGA
- a CDS encoding porin — protein MKKLLLGTTALVGASVVAGSALAVPLQSQDEDGTQVLTAGMVSQWEVGTASNDNYAGSANTSDHGMINGRFAEIWMNGELTADNGLAYGATIHMATGGVNTNGWPGREYIFMNGGWGSLEFGNNFHADSGMALCPTCRTYAGANGGIDAGLRYIAMPAGAADGGGAAVSGIRSRAGAPYRQWFSKGIGVTYYTPIVSGFQAGITYAPNTSDNAVNAVDNAAGVYKDKIGFGGQWKGDFGDVNVGLSAVGAISDGYLSAATGTTGLNTHKDVSGLGMYMLSAQIGWGSFQVGGQYYDEGTSGAIKGRDYGFKSDGWGLDAAYWAGPLSFEVQYVSTEVVSSNRVVTAAAALAHATTGVTTGFTVAPSALGETYEVDIWTIGSNYQVAPGLSWHTGIQGVDIDHTQNATDFAVNGAANLDNDAIAVFSGLQMSF, from the coding sequence ATGAAGAAACTTCTTCTTGGAACTACCGCACTGGTTGGGGCATCGGTGGTCGCTGGTAGCGCGCTTGCCGTACCCCTCCAGTCGCAAGATGAGGACGGCACGCAAGTTCTAACCGCGGGAATGGTGTCGCAGTGGGAAGTAGGCACAGCCTCTAACGACAACTACGCAGGCAGCGCCAATACCTCAGATCATGGTATGATAAATGGCCGTTTTGCCGAGATCTGGATGAACGGCGAGTTGACGGCTGATAACGGCCTCGCCTATGGCGCGACGATACACATGGCCACCGGCGGCGTAAATACGAACGGTTGGCCTGGCCGTGAGTACATTTTTATGAATGGTGGCTGGGGCTCGCTTGAGTTTGGCAACAACTTCCACGCCGACTCAGGCATGGCCCTCTGTCCGACGTGTAGAACCTATGCCGGCGCTAACGGCGGTATTGACGCTGGGCTGCGCTACATTGCCATGCCCGCGGGCGCAGCCGATGGTGGCGGTGCAGCCGTGTCTGGCATCAGGTCTCGCGCTGGCGCGCCATACCGCCAATGGTTCTCTAAGGGGATCGGTGTCACCTATTACACTCCGATCGTATCGGGCTTCCAGGCTGGAATCACTTACGCCCCCAATACGTCTGACAATGCCGTCAACGCTGTTGACAATGCCGCCGGCGTTTACAAGGACAAGATCGGTTTCGGTGGCCAGTGGAAGGGCGACTTTGGCGATGTCAATGTCGGATTATCGGCTGTCGGCGCCATTTCCGATGGCTATCTCTCGGCTGCCACCGGCACAACTGGTCTGAACACCCACAAGGACGTGAGCGGTTTGGGCATGTACATGCTCAGCGCTCAGATCGGTTGGGGTAGCTTCCAGGTGGGCGGCCAATACTATGATGAAGGCACCTCAGGTGCCATCAAGGGCCGCGACTACGGCTTCAAGAGCGACGGCTGGGGTCTAGATGCGGCCTACTGGGCTGGACCGTTAAGTTTCGAGGTGCAGTACGTTTCCACTGAAGTCGTATCCTCGAACCGGGTGGTTACCGCGGCTGCGGCGCTCGCCCATGCCACCACTGGCGTTACGACTGGCTTCACGGTCGCGCCGTCAGCGCTGGGCGAGACGTACGAGGTTGATATCTGGACAATCGGCTCGAATTATCAGGTCGCTCCAGGCCTCAGTTGGCATACTGGCATACAGGGTGTTGACATCGACCACACTCAAAACGCGACCGACTTCGCCGTCAACGGTGCGGCCAACCTGGATAACGACGCTATAGCGGTCTTTAGCGGTTTGCAGATGAGCTTCTGA
- a CDS encoding thiamine phosphate synthase, with product MTVANWARRLNSRHGSGLPPLILIVDRKRLADPLTAAAHLPAGSAVLLRDYDAPDRAHLAKALARLCRRQRLTLLIGDDARLAASLGAGVHLPQGLVARARRQRDMVTAAAHDRAALVRAARAGATACLISPVFATASHPGAHALGPVRFANLVRQARLPVYALGGISDRTATRLWGSGACGIAALGALADRPETTQGAAWVDGCQSTHPAGRASKKG from the coding sequence ATGACCGTAGCAAACTGGGCTCGGCGACTCAATTCGCGACACGGCAGCGGCCTGCCGCCGTTGATCCTCATCGTAGATCGCAAGCGCCTGGCCGATCCACTCACCGCCGCGGCGCACCTGCCGGCGGGCTCGGCCGTGCTGCTACGCGACTACGATGCACCGGACAGGGCGCACCTTGCCAAGGCCCTCGCCCGGCTTTGCCGGCGCCAGCGTCTCACCTTGTTGATCGGCGACGATGCCCGGCTGGCAGCTTCGCTCGGCGCCGGGGTGCACCTGCCACAAGGCCTGGTCGCGCGGGCCCGGCGCCAGCGCGACATGGTAACCGCAGCGGCCCATGATCGGGCCGCGCTGGTGCGCGCGGCGCGCGCGGGCGCCACTGCCTGCCTGATCTCACCGGTCTTCGCCACCGCCAGCCATCCCGGCGCCCACGCGCTCGGTCCTGTGCGCTTCGCCAACCTCGTCCGTCAGGCCCGATTGCCAGTCTATGCGCTTGGCGGAATCAGTGACCGCACCGCCACCCGTCTATGGGGCAGCGGCGCCTGCGGTATCGCGGCGCTCGGGGCGCTGGCAGATCGCCCAGAGACCACGCAAGGAGCAGCGTGGGTCGATGGCTGCCAATCAACTCATCCCGCGGGACGCGCTAGCAAAAAGGGCTAA